The following proteins are co-located in the Bathymodiolus thermophilus thioautotrophic gill symbiont genome:
- a CDS encoding IS5 family transposase, with the protein MRVKTTQEQTFADSFINIPNSQLDIINKVIDWEVIAKDLSHIKVDYSAVSLFKALLIGTWHNLSDEKLADSLSRDLVFINFCNFSLSGNKPDATTIGRFRTKLIKQNLFDRLLSSINLMLENNQLKLSNGKHVAMDATLIQSARRTKKIITTHKTGEVYEIDSNPIQYSDDKDARWTFKAGKYTYGYSSVVTTDANGLINKATTHPANDSEMTHFEENVKQAGNQKGVRVLYDKGAASQANSEALKAQKLRDGIMRKKPKGKQMSHWNKLRNKAISKRRFVVERTFGTLKRTYGLARSRYIGLEKVASEVNLKAIAYNLVRAANVYINKGLNTT; encoded by the coding sequence ATGCGAGTTAAAACCACTCAAGAACAAACCTTTGCTGATAGTTTTATCAACATACCAAACTCCCAACTAGACATCATTAACAAAGTTATCGATTGGGAAGTTATAGCCAAAGATCTGTCTCATATTAAAGTTGACTATTCTGCTGTTAGTCTGTTTAAAGCGCTATTAATAGGCACATGGCACAATCTCTCTGATGAGAAGTTGGCTGATAGTCTTAGTAGAGATTTAGTCTTTATTAACTTTTGCAACTTTAGCCTAAGTGGCAACAAACCTGATGCTACAACCATTGGCAGATTTAGAACCAAACTAATCAAACAAAATCTATTTGATAGACTTTTGAGTAGCATCAATCTTATGCTTGAGAATAATCAACTCAAACTCTCTAATGGCAAACATGTTGCCATGGATGCAACCTTAATTCAAAGTGCTAGACGCACTAAGAAGATTATTACAACACACAAAACTGGTGAGGTTTATGAGATTGATAGTAACCCAATTCAATATTCAGATGATAAAGATGCAAGATGGACATTTAAGGCGGGAAAATACACTTATGGATATTCATCAGTAGTAACAACTGATGCCAATGGATTAATTAACAAAGCCACTACGCACCCTGCTAATGATAGTGAAATGACTCATTTTGAAGAAAATGTTAAACAGGCAGGCAATCAAAAAGGCGTAAGAGTTTTATACGACAAAGGAGCAGCCTCTCAAGCTAATAGTGAAGCACTTAAAGCACAAAAGTTAAGAGATGGTATTATGCGCAAAAAACCCAAAGGCAAGCAAATGAGTCATTGGAATAAATTACGCAATAAAGCAATCAGCAAAAGAAGGTTTGTGGTTGAACGCACCTTTGGTACGCTCAAACGCACTTATGGTTTGGCAAGAAGTCGTTATATTGGTTTAGAGAAAGTTGCCAGCGAAGTTAATCTTAAAGCTATTGCTTATAATCTAGTTAGAGCGGCGAATGTTTATATTAACAAGGGATTAAATACAACCTAG
- a CDS encoding RHS repeat domain-containing protein, with protein sequence MRTQINIRRNIQRIYTSNTCPKGIHGNTSTLILGVTNDDSDIGHNSKITFTTNTSNTHYISVGTYNNNYTLIVPTSDNYLYDANGNMTPNNNLGSINTITDGQGNIVERMAYTAFGQRRQGDWRANDPLLPIIPTLTNRGFTGHEHIDEMGFIHMNGRVYDPSIGRFLSADPNIQAPYNTQSYNRYSYVLNNPLKYTDPSGFFLRKMFELSDKISKRFSPIGYAIQRSIEKAMMKNSTLRAIGMMAASAFGGPAGAAAFSARMAYLSGGNDGDIFKAAVVSFASTSAAEYNGNKHKDLFPIKNPKK encoded by the coding sequence ATGCGAACTCAAATTAACATACGCCGCAACATCCAAAGGATTTATACATCAAACACCTGCCCCAAAGGCATCCATGGCAACACTAGCACTCTAATCTTAGGTGTCACCAACGACGATAGCGACATTGGTCACAACTCAAAAATCACCTTCACTACTAACACAAGCAACACTCACTATATTTCAGTAGGCACTTACAATAACAACTACACCCTAATAGTGCCAACATCAGACAATTACCTCTACGACGCCAACGGCAACATGACCCCAAACAACAACCTCGGCTCCATCAACACCATCACCGACGGCCAAGGCAACATCGTTGAACGCATGGCATACACCGCCTTCGGACAAAGACGCCAAGGTGACTGGCGTGCCAACGACCCACTACTCCCCATCATCCCAACCCTAACCAACAGAGGCTTCACTGGACACGAGCACATTGATGAAATGGGATTTATTCATATGAATGGACGGGTGTATGATCCGAGTATTGGGCGATTTTTGAGTGCCGATCCGAATATTCAAGCGCCTTATAATACGCAAAGTTATAATCGTTATTCTTATGTTTTGAACAATCCTTTGAAGTACACCGATCCTAGTGGTTTTTTTCTTCGGAAAATGTTTGAACTATCAGACAAAATCTCTAAGAGGTTTTCGCCCATAGGATACGCAATACAAAGATCTATTGAAAAGGCCATGATGAAGAACTCCACCCTTAGAGCCATTGGCATGATGGCTGCAAGCGCGTTTGGAGGGCCGGCAGGAGCCGCCGCTTTCTCTGCTAGAATGGCATACCTCTCAGGTGGTAATGATGGTGACATATTTAAAGCAGCAGTAGTTTCGTTTGCCTCAACCAGTGCTGCAGAGTATAATGGAAATAAGCATAAAGATTTATTTCCTATAAAAAATCCAAAAAAATGA
- a CDS encoding integrase core domain-containing protein, which translates to MSILNDALEKHPHPEIFNTDQDSQYTSEIHIKRLKDLGIQISMDGKGRATDNICIERFWRSAKCERVYLNEYQSICELIVDADDYIKFYNHRRFHETLGYRKPMYVCRERVKLNQEKAKAS; encoded by the coding sequence ATGAGTATACTCAATGATGCTTTAGAAAAGCATCCACATCCAGAGATATTTAATACCGACCAAGATAGCCAATACACCAGCGAGATACACATTAAACGGCTAAAAGATTTAGGTATTCAAATATCTATGGATGGTAAAGGCAGAGCCACAGATAATATCTGCATTGAGCGCTTTTGGCGAAGTGCAAAATGCGAAAGGGTTTATCTGAACGAGTATCAATCTATTTGTGAGTTGATCGTTGATGCGGATGATTATATTAAGTTTTATAATCATCGAAGATTTCATGAAACATTGGGGTATAGAAAACCAATGTATGTGTGTCGGGAGCGTGTAAAATTAAATCAAGAAAAGGCGAAGGCTTCTTAA
- a CDS encoding DDE-type integrase/transposase/recombinase, which produces MEPSKAVKEYKEELVKAQQQNERLTTLVGKVTVEKWLAKKLKSLDSSNLKQLVDFKPSSSSLSVNYQCQLLSINRSGLYYKPKTNDTKQTIKNHITKVFERIPIYGEKKVHQQLLEDGYKVSLNTVARYRQELGLKAVLAVKQVNTTISIKTHKKYSYKLLDLGINHANQVWSTDITYIKIAGGMVHMAAIIDWYSKAVLSHKIFNTMDS; this is translated from the coding sequence ATGGAGCCCTCTAAAGCTGTTAAAGAATACAAAGAAGAACTTGTCAAAGCACAGCAACAGAATGAGCGTCTAACTACCCTAGTAGGCAAAGTAACAGTAGAGAAGTGGTTGGCAAAAAAGCTAAAAAGCTTGGACTCATCTAATCTCAAGCAGTTAGTTGATTTCAAGCCATCTTCATCCTCTTTATCCGTTAATTATCAATGTCAATTATTGAGCATTAACAGAAGTGGCTTATATTACAAACCAAAAACAAACGATACTAAGCAAACCATCAAAAACCACATTACCAAAGTGTTTGAACGCATACCTATTTACGGCGAAAAAAAAGTACACCAACAATTACTTGAAGACGGCTACAAAGTAAGTCTAAACACCGTTGCACGCTATCGTCAAGAACTGGGCTTAAAAGCAGTATTAGCAGTTAAACAAGTTAATACAACCATATCAATCAAAACGCATAAGAAGTACAGTTACAAGCTTCTAGACCTTGGTATCAATCATGCCAATCAAGTTTGGTCTACAGACATTACTTATATCAAGATTGCAGGCGGTATGGTGCATATGGCAGCCATTATTGATTGGTATTCTAAAGCGGTGCTATCACACAAGATATTCAATACTATGGATTCGTAG
- a CDS encoding RHS repeat-associated core domain-containing protein, translating into MIKIAYPHYFPQATSLTTSLGLSTEQEYNPATSHLFTIKSGFSPAKEIRSLEYEYDLMNNITQRQNHQSGLTEDFQYNINGNITHKSDIGNYCYNTQKPHAIASINNNPSSTSSPSTDDYNANTTTTGMLTINSSITGDIETKNDKDWFKITLTAGQQVTFDLEGKPTQSGTLSDPYLRGIYDNTGTLILGTTNDDSGIGLNSKVTFTANTSNTYYISAGAYSNNTGTYTLTATVTGSNANITLNPSDNYLYDANGNMTQNNSNTAIATTYIGKLYEQIKQNTSTEHKHFIYADGQLIAINIKTNTTANTPSIPDKTRYLHYDNLGSIDTITDGQGNIVERMAYTAFGQRRQGDWRASDPLLPIIPTLTNRGFTGHEHIDEMGFIHMNGRVYDPSIGRFLSADPNIQAPYNTQSYNRYSYVLNNPLKYTDPSGFFLRKMFELSDKISKRFSPIGYAIQRSIEKAMMKNATLRAIGMMAASAFGGPAGVAAFSARMAYLSGASDGDILKAAIVSFASASAAEYIGHGDADGGSIVEGATNKAIAHGLAQGAISQISGGSFQDGFISGFIGSIAGSSMGKGGDWSDIAGRTAIAATAGGITAELGGGKFSNGARSAAFVHLFNAEGGSISKKWKQKKTIFDNSSHGFIGGRFLKIESRSGTAGFDSFRYEVRGYPLKVDGSLGSVIAPIDWGYYTSSGDFGMGSTRVIDSGPYNKYGTYWKVSIPLQPSTHNNSYGHHINIYHSD; encoded by the coding sequence ATGATAAAAATAGCCTATCCGCATTACTTTCCGCAGGCCACCTCACTGACTACATCATTGGGCTTATCCACTGAACAAGAATACAACCCAGCCACAAGTCACTTATTCACCATCAAATCAGGCTTTAGCCCCGCCAAGGAAATCCGCAGTCTTGAATACGAATACGACCTAATGAACAATATCACCCAACGCCAAAACCACCAAAGCGGACTCACAGAAGACTTCCAATACAATATCAACGGCAACATCACCCACAAATCCGACATCGGCAATTATTGCTATAACACCCAAAAACCCCACGCCATTGCCTCAATTAACAACAATCCATCCTCAACCTCTTCCCCATCAACCGATGACTATAACGCCAACACCACAACCACAGGCATGCTCACTATTAACAGCAGTATTACTGGCGACATCGAAACAAAAAATGACAAAGATTGGTTTAAAATAACCCTAACAGCAGGCCAACAAGTAACCTTTGACCTAGAAGGCAAACCAACTCAATCTGGCACCTTATCAGACCCCTACCTCAGAGGCATCTATGACAACACCGGCACTCTAATCTTAGGTACAACCAACGACGATAGTGGTATTGGACTCAACTCAAAAGTCACCTTCACTGCCAACACAAGCAACACTTACTACATCTCAGCAGGTGCTTACAGCAACAACACAGGCACCTACACCCTAACAGCAACAGTAACCGGCAGCAACGCCAACATCACCCTAAACCCATCAGACAATTACCTCTACGACGCCAACGGCAACATGACCCAAAACAACAGCAACACCGCCATTGCCACCACCTACATCGGTAAACTCTACGAACAAATCAAACAAAACACCAGCACCGAACACAAACACTTCATCTACGCCGACGGCCAACTCATCGCCATCAACATCAAAACCAACACCACAGCAAACACACCCTCCATCCCCGACAAAACCCGCTACCTCCACTACGACAACCTCGGCTCCATCGACACCATCACCGACGGCCAAGGCAACATCGTTGAACGCATGGCATACACCGCCTTCGGACAAAGACGCCAAGGTGACTGGCGTGCCAGCGACCCACTACTCCCCATCATCCCAACCCTAACCAACAGAGGCTTCACTGGACACGAGCACATTGATGAAATGGGATTTATTCATATGAATGGACGGGTGTATGATCCGAGTATTGGGCGATTTTTGAGCGCTGATCCAAATATTCAAGCGCCTTATAACACCCAAAGTTATAATCGCTATTCTTATGTTTTGAACAACCCTTTGAAGTACACCGATCCTAGTGGTTTTTTTCTTCGGAAAATGTTTGAGTTGTCAGACAAAATCTCTAAGAGGTTTTCGCCCATAGGATACGCAATACAAAGATCTATTGAAAAGGCCATGATGAAGAACGCCACCCTTAGAGCCATTGGCATGATGGCTGCAAGCGCGTTTGGAGGGCCGGCAGGAGTCGCCGCTTTCTCTGCTAGAATGGCATACCTCTCAGGTGCTAGTGATGGAGACATACTTAAAGCAGCAATAGTTTCGTTTGCCTCAGCCAGTGCTGCGGAGTATATTGGACATGGGGATGCAGATGGTGGATCAATAGTAGAAGGGGCGACCAATAAGGCAATAGCCCACGGTTTAGCTCAAGGGGCAATTAGCCAAATATCAGGTGGAAGTTTCCAAGATGGGTTTATCAGTGGTTTTATAGGTTCAATAGCAGGTTCAAGTATGGGTAAAGGCGGAGATTGGTCAGATATTGCGGGACGAACAGCTATTGCTGCTACTGCAGGTGGGATTACCGCAGAGTTGGGTGGGGGTAAGTTTTCGAATGGAGCGAGGAGTGCGGCGTTTGTGCATTTGTTTAATGCGGAGGGTGGGAGTATCTCTAAAAAGTGGAAACAAAAAAAAACTATATTTGATAATAGTAGCCACGGTTTTATTGGTGGCAGATTCTTAAAAATAGAAAGCAGAAGTGGTACCGCAGGTTTTGATTCATTTAGATATGAGGTTAGAGGATATCCATTAAAAGTTGATGGCTCCCTAGGTTCTGTTATTGCACCAATAGATTGGGGCTATTACACATCTAGTGGTGATTTTGGCATGGGTAGCACTAGAGTGATAGACTCAGGTCCGTATAATAAATATGGGACTTATTGGAAAGTGAGCATTCCATTGCAACCTTCTACTCATAATAATAGTTATGGGCATCATATTAATATTTATCACAGCGATTAA
- a CDS encoding RHS repeat-associated core domain-containing protein: MIKTAYPHYFPQATSLPTSSGLSTEQEYNPATGHLFTIKSGFSPTNKIRSLEYEYDLMNNVTQRQNHQSGLTEDFQYNINGNITHKSDIGNYCYNTQKPHAIASINNNPSPTSSPSTDDYNANTTTTGMLTINSSITGDIETKNDKDWFKITLTAGQQVTFDLEGKPTQSGTLSDPYLRGIYDNTGTLILGTTNDDSGIGLNSKVTFTANTSNTYYISAGTYSNNTGTYTLTATVTGSNANITLNPSDNYLYDANGNMTQNNNKLIQWTPFNKPKRFTNSNTTIATTYIGKLYEQIKQNTSAKHKHFIYADGQLIAINIKTTANTPSIPDKTRYLHYDNLGSIDTITDGQGNIVERMAYTAFGQRRQGDWRANDPLLPIIPTLTNRGFTGHEHIDEMGFIHMNGRVYDPSIGRFLSADPNIQAPYNTQSYNRYSYVLNNPLKYTDPSGFWFEWLEDFAGKAENLMMKNATLRAIGMAAASMFGGPAGAAAFSARMAYPSGASDGDILKAAIVSFASASAAGYIGHGGVDGAPIVEGAINKAIAHGLAQGAISQISGGNFQDGFVGGFIGSVAGSSMGEGGDWSDIAGRTAIAATAGGITAELGGGKFSNGARSAAFVHLFNGEGMSLAKTAGGEIRRIFGLSEGAYNNEFSQYGYTGGTDKDNVFLSKLSLKTDLTKIVSNGINKQFKPTYYDIASDPVSMMGNKLGIFGSILNAVGLYNTLNTNTKYIIHYKCSRIDCHVSGYGKK, from the coding sequence ATGATAAAAACAGCCTATCCGCATTACTTTCCGCAGGCCACCTCACTGCCTACATCATCGGGCTTATCCACTGAACAAGAATACAACCCAGCCACAGGTCACTTGTTCACCATCAAATCAGGCTTTAGCCCCACCAATAAAATCCGCAGTCTTGAATACGAATACGATCTAATGAACAATGTCACCCAACGCCAAAACCACCAAAGCGGACTCACAGAAGACTTCCAATACAATATCAACGGCAACATCACCCACAAATCCGACATCGGCAATTATTGCTATAACACCCAAAAACCCCACGCCATTGCCTCAATTAACAACAATCCATCCCCAACCTCTTCCCCATCAACCGATGACTATAACGCCAACACCACAACCACAGGCATGCTCACTATTAACAGCAGTATTACTGGCGACATCGAAACAAAAAATGACAAAGATTGGTTTAAAATAACCCTAACAGCAGGCCAACAAGTAACCTTTGACCTAGAAGGCAAACCAACTCAATCTGGCACCTTATCAGACCCCTACCTCAGAGGCATCTATGACAACACCGGTACTCTAATCCTAGGTACAACCAACGACGATAGTGGCATTGGACTCAACTCAAAAGTCACCTTCACTGCCAACACAAGCAACACTTACTACATCTCAGCAGGCACTTACAGTAACAACACAGGCACCTACACCCTAACAGCAACAGTAACCGGCAGCAACGCCAACATCACCCTAAACCCATCAGACAATTACCTCTACGACGCCAACGGCAACATGACCCAAAACAACAACAAACTCATCCAATGGACTCCCTTCAACAAACCCAAACGCTTCACCAACAGCAACACCACCATTGCCACCACCTACATCGGTAAACTCTACGAACAAATCAAACAAAACACCAGCGCCAAACACAAACACTTCATCTACGCCGACGGCCAACTCATCGCCATCAACATCAAAACCACAGCAAACACACCCTCCATCCCCGACAAAACCCGCTACCTCCACTACGACAACCTCGGCTCCATCGACACCATCACCGATGGCCAAGGCAACATCGTTGAACGCATGGCATACACCGCCTTCGGACAAAGACGCCAAGGCGACTGGCGTGCCAACGACCCACTACTCCCCATCATCCCAACCCTAACCAACAGAGGCTTCACTGGACACGAACACATTGATGAAATGGGATTTATTCATATGAATGGACGGGTGTATGATCCGAGTATTGGGCGATTTTTGAGTGCTGATCCAAATATTCAAGCCCCTTATAACACCCAAAGTTATAATCGTTATTCTTATGTTTTGAACAACCCTTTGAAGTATACCGATCCCAGTGGATTTTGGTTTGAGTGGTTAGAAGATTTTGCAGGGAAGGCTGAAAACCTTATGATGAAGAACGCCACCCTTAGGGCTATTGGCATGGCAGCTGCAAGCATGTTTGGAGGGCCAGCAGGAGCCGCCGCTTTCTCCGCTAGAATGGCATACCCCTCAGGTGCTAGTGATGGAGACATACTTAAAGCAGCAATAGTTTCGTTTGCCTCAGCCAGTGCTGCAGGGTATATTGGACATGGGGGTGTAGATGGTGCACCGATAGTAGAAGGTGCGATTAATAAGGCAATAGCTCATGGGTTAGCTCAAGGGGCAATTAGCCAAATATCAGGTGGAAACTTTCAAGATGGGTTTGTTGGTGGTTTTATAGGTTCAGTAGCGGGTTCAAGTATGGGTGAAGGCGGAGATTGGTCAGATATTGCGGGACGAACAGCTATTGCTGCTACTGCAGGTGGGATTACCGCAGAGTTGGGTGGGGGTAAGTTTTCGAATGGGGCGAGGAGTGCGGCGTTTGTGCATTTGTTTAATGGCGAAGGTATGAGTTTAGCAAAAACTGCAGGGGGTGAAATTAGGAGAATCTTTGGACTTAGTGAAGGCGCTTATAATAATGAATTTTCTCAATATGGTTATACTGGCGGCACTGACAAAGATAATGTTTTTCTTAGTAAGCTTAGCTTAAAAACTGATTTAACAAAAATAGTGAGTAATGGAATAAATAAACAATTTAAGCCAACTTATTATGATATTGCATCGGATCCTGTTTCAATGATGGGAAATAAACTAGGAATATTTGGTTCAATTTTAAATGCTGTTGGTCTCTATAACACACTTAATACAAATACAAAGTATATAATACATTATAAATGTTCGAGAATAGATTGTCATGTTTCTGGATATGGTAAAAAATGA